The following are encoded in a window of Balaenoptera ricei isolate mBalRic1 chromosome 1, mBalRic1.hap2, whole genome shotgun sequence genomic DNA:
- the LOC132352275 gene encoding LOW QUALITY PROTEIN: olfactory receptor 10J1-like (The sequence of the model RefSeq protein was modified relative to this genomic sequence to represent the inferred CDS: substituted 1 base at 1 genomic stop codon): MKKENHTLVSEFTFQGFSSFHEHQLTLFIMFFALYMLTLAGSIIIMTIISLDCHLHTPMYFFPSMLSASETMYTFIIILKMLCNLTGLSQPISLAGCATQMFFIILAINNCFLLTAMGHDGYVAICNPLRYSVIMNKRACIQLVWGACSIGLIVAMTQVTSVFRLPFCATKVAHFICDIXPVMTLSCTDTTVNEILTLIISILVILVHMGFVFISYILIISTILKIAFAKGQKKAFATGASHLTVFMVHYGCASIAYLKPKLENTKDQDQLISVTYTIITPLLNPVVYTLRNKEVKDSLLRATGRKLS; encoded by the coding sequence ATGAAGAAAGAGAATCACACTTTGGTGAGTGAGTTTACTTTCCAGGGTTTCTCCAGCTTCCATGAGCACCAGCTCACCCTCTTTATTATGTTCTTTGCACTGTACATGTTAACCTTGGCAGGCAGTATCATCATTATGACCATCATTAGCCTTGATTGTCACCTCCACACCCCCATGTACTTCTTCCCCAGCATGCTGTCAGCTTCAGAGACCATGTACACATTCATCATTATACTCAAGATGCTCTGTAACCTCACAGGCCTGAGTCAGCCCATTTCTCTGGCAGGTTGTGCCACTCAGATGTTCTTCATCATTTTGGCCATCAACAACTGCTTCCTGCTCACAGCAATGGGGCACGACGGCTATGTGGCCATTTGCAACCCCTTGAGGTACTCTGTCATCATGAACAAGAGGGCGTGCATCCAGCTGGTGTGGGGGGCCTGCAGCATTGGGCTGATTGTAGCCATGACACAGGTTACATCTGTATTCAGGTTACCTTTCTGTGCTACAAAGGTGGCCCACTTCATCTGTGACATCTGACCTGTGATGACGCTCTCCTGCACTGACACGACTGTCAATGAGATACTGACTTTAATCATCAGTATCCTGGTGATCCTAGTTCACATGGGATTCGTTTTCATTTCCTACATCCTCATCATCTCCACCATCCTTAAAATTGCCTTTGCTAAGGGCCAGAAGAAGGCCTTTGCCACAGGTGCTTCCCACCTCACTGTGTTCATGGTCCACTATGGCTGTGCCTCCATTGCCTACCTCAAGCCCAAGTTAGAGAACACCAAGGATCAGGATCAGCTAATCTCAGTGACCTACACCATCATCACCCCCCTACTGAACCCTGTGGTGTACACTCTGAGGAACAAAGAGGTCAAGGATTCTCTGCTCCGGGCCACTGGCAGGAAGCTTTCCTGA